A portion of the Hemiscyllium ocellatum isolate sHemOce1 chromosome 42, sHemOce1.pat.X.cur, whole genome shotgun sequence genome contains these proteins:
- the LOC132834786 gene encoding ribonuclease P protein subunit p25-like protein: MQGSGEMANYRKIGRTEEESPLPFADLPADTVEMRVKEGSKIRNLMGFALARMELEGTRRIVFSGSGRAVTKTITCAEIMKRRLGGLHQITKLRPRSLRETWQSSTAGSGAALTLLKTVPSVCILLSKEPLDPAEAGYQPPDSAPPLWPEPGAAGAARAGQEEPAFSPASRGVKRRCWGSDSGGGAPPEMVPKLSKGEQPSETAPFPNYTYLLNPQQ; the protein is encoded by the coding sequence ATGCAAGGGAGCGGCGAGATGGCGAACTATCGGAAGATCGGGCGGACGGAGGAGGAGAGCCCGCTGCCTTTCGCTGACCTGCCGGCGGACACGGTGGAGATGCGGGTGAAGGAGGGCAGCAAGATCCGCAACCTGATGGGCTTCGCGCTGGCCCGCATGGAGCTGGAGGGCACGCGGAGGATAGTATTCAGCGGTTCGGGCCGGGCGGTCACCAAGACTATCACCTGCGCCGAGATTATGAAGCGCCGGCTGGGCGGGCTGCACCAGATCACCAAGCTCCGCCCGAGGAGCCTGCGGGAGACCTGGCAGAGCAGCACCGCCGGCAGCGGGGCAGCCCTCACCCTGCTCAAGACCGTTCCGTCCGTCTGCATCCTGCTGTCCAAGGAGCCCCTGGACCCGGCCGAAGCCGGCTACCAGCCCCCGGACTCCGCTCCCCCGCTGTGGCCGGAGCCCGGTGCCGCTGGCGCTGCCCGAGCCGGGCAGGAGGAGCCAGCGTTCAGCCCGGCCAGCCGGGGCGTCAAGCGCCGCTGCTGGGGAAGCGACAGTGGCGGCGGAGCGCCGCCCGAGATGGTCCCGAAGCTCAGCAAAGGGGAACAGCCCAGTGAGACCGCTCCCTTCCCCAACTATACTTACCTCCTGAACCCCCAGCAGTAA